The sequence below is a genomic window from Streptomyces sudanensis.
ACCATGGTGAGCGCGGCCGTCACGGCGAGGACGGTCATGGCCGCCGCGGAGGCGGCGAAGACGGGGAGGAGACGGGCGACGAAGTAGACACCGGCGGCGACCATCGTCGCGGCGTGGATGAGCGCGGAGACCGGTGTGGGGCCGGCCATCGCGTCGGGAAGCCAGGTGTGCAGCGGGAACTGGGCAGACTTGCCCGCGACTCCGGCGAGGAGCAGCAGCGCCACGAGGGTGGGGTGGTCGAGGCCGCCCGCGGCGACGGAGCCGAGGACGCCGGTGATGCGGAAGGTCCCGGTGTCGGCGGCCAGGGCGAACAGGCCGATGAGGAACGGGACGTCGCCGAGCTTGGTGACGAGGAACGCCTTGAGGGAGGCGGCCCGCGCCTCGGGGGTCTCCCAGTAGTGGCCGACGAGGAAGTACGAGCAGATGCCCATGACCTCCCAGCCGACCAGCAGCACCATCAGGTCGCCGGAGTAGACGACGAGCAGCATCGCGGAGGTGAAGAGGGAGACGAGCGCCGCGTAGGAGGGGTAGCGGGGGTCGTCGCGCAGGTAGCCGGTGGAGTAGATCTGCACGCAGGACGCGACGACGGCGACGAGGACGGCCGTGAGGACGGCGAACCCGTCGAGGTGGAGGGCCAGCTCGATCGGGACGGAACCGGTCGGGGTGAGCTGGGTGGCCGCGTCGACGGCCTTCCCGCCGCCCTGCCGTACGGCGACGAGGACGGCGAGGACGAGCGCGGCGAGCGTCGGCAGGACGGCCAGGGGGCGTACGAAGCCGGGCGCGACGCGGCCGAGGAGGAGGCCGGCGGCGGCGCCCAGCAGCGGAAGGAGGGGGGTGAGGACGGCGAGGGCGGTGGTGGTCACGCGGTGGCCTCGGCCTTCTCGCCGGCCCGTCCGCGGGCGGCCTCGTCGGCGCCGGGGAGTTCGGGGGTCCCGGGGGGTTCGGCGTTGTCGCGGAGCCGGTCGACGTCGGCGGTGCCGCGGTTGCGGTGGACCATCAGCACGATCGCGAGGCCGATGCCGATCTCGGCGGCGGCGATGGCGATGGTGAACAGGGTCAGCGCCTGGCCTGCGTGCAGGGTGTCGCGGAGCCAGACGTCGAAGGCGACGAGGTTGAGGTTGACGGCGTTGAGCATCAGCTCGACGGACATCAGGACGAGGATGGCGTTGCGGCGGGCGAGGACGCCGTACAGGCCGGTGCAGAAGAGGAGCACGGCGAGGACGGCCGGGTAGGCGAGGTGCATCAGCG
It includes:
- the nuoK gene encoding NADH-quinone oxidoreductase subunit NuoK, which encodes MHLAYPAVLAVLLFCTGLYGVLARRNAILVLMSVELMLNAVNLNLVAFDVWLRDTLHAGQALTLFTIAIAAAEIGIGLAIVLMVHRNRGTADVDRLRDNAEPPGTPELPGADEAARGRAGEKAEATA